The following are encoded in a window of Geobacter metallireducens GS-15 genomic DNA:
- a CDS encoding DUF485 domain-containing protein: protein MAEKQYDWGAIAKNPKFVELHRKKTTFLVGWWVFSTVFYFLLPIGAAYAPGLFKIKILGRINFGYLFALSQFFVSWGIAMYYAHVANKDFDRLTRELVDELK from the coding sequence ATGGCTGAAAAACAGTACGACTGGGGCGCAATCGCCAAGAATCCCAAGTTCGTCGAACTCCACCGCAAGAAAACTACGTTTCTCGTCGGATGGTGGGTATTTTCCACCGTCTTCTACTTCCTCCTCCCGATTGGTGCCGCGTACGCTCCCGGCCTCTTCAAGATCAAGATCCTGGGGCGGATCAACTTCGGTTACCTCTTCGCCCTCTCCCAGTTCTTCGTTTCCTGGGGGATCGCCATGTACTACGCCCATGTGGCCAACAAAGACTTCGACCGGCTCACCCGCGAGCTGGTGGATGAGCTCAAATAA
- a CDS encoding solute symporter family protein, producing MKKLLAGITLALSLGSFAAFAEEPAKAPASPGAPTAVTAPAATTPAPAATAPAAATAAKVATPAATPEKKTIKANPMVTIPIFLIIIAVTMAVVVWSAKRTKSAADFYTAGGGITGTQNGWAIAGDYMSAASFLGISGMISLYGYDGFMYSVGWLVAYITVLLIVAEPCRNAGKYTLGDILSFRTEPKVVRAVCALSVVAVSTFYLTAQMVGAGKLMQLLIGIPYKFAIIGVGILMVGYVVFGGMTATTWVQIIKAGLLMTGAFVLSILVGIKSGMNPFQFFNDIATSPNIIEHVQKVVLKDPVAVAGFDYGQRFLEPGLFMKNPLDQISLGMALVLGTAGMPHILMRFFTVPTAQAARKSVIVAMFIIGFFYILTTLLGFGAAIHVTPQGISAVDKGGNMAAMMLAQKLGGDISPFLGDLLLAFLCAVAFATILAVVSGLVLAASAAIAHDIYVNVIKDGHADQHEQVMAARITSLCVGAAGILIGIAAEKQNVAHLVALAFAVASSGNLPVVVMSLFWRKFNTAGVVSGLVVGTIASIALVMVSPNMTYPKKVAADAKKVVVKLEEKQATGALLSDKEMKDLDKAKKDYETNKDGKSFIGLDKPLIDLKNPGIISIPLGFIAAIIGCLAFPSRRSEEMFDEIYVRQNTGIGMAKAIDH from the coding sequence ATGAAAAAACTGCTTGCTGGTATAACTCTGGCCCTCTCCCTGGGCTCGTTCGCCGCCTTTGCCGAGGAGCCTGCCAAGGCCCCCGCGTCCCCCGGCGCTCCGACCGCCGTAACCGCACCGGCAGCCACAACCCCTGCCCCGGCAGCCACGGCGCCCGCAGCAGCCACCGCAGCCAAGGTGGCAACGCCGGCCGCAACTCCCGAGAAGAAGACCATCAAGGCCAACCCGATGGTCACCATCCCGATCTTTTTGATCATCATCGCCGTGACCATGGCCGTCGTCGTCTGGTCGGCCAAGCGGACCAAGTCGGCTGCCGACTTCTACACCGCGGGCGGCGGCATCACCGGCACCCAGAACGGCTGGGCCATCGCCGGCGACTACATGTCGGCCGCCTCCTTCCTGGGGATTTCCGGCATGATCTCCCTCTACGGCTATGACGGCTTCATGTACTCGGTGGGATGGCTCGTGGCCTACATCACGGTGCTCCTCATCGTGGCCGAGCCGTGCCGCAACGCCGGCAAGTACACCCTGGGGGACATCCTCTCCTTCCGTACCGAGCCGAAAGTGGTCCGGGCCGTCTGCGCCCTCTCCGTCGTGGCCGTCTCCACCTTCTATCTCACCGCCCAGATGGTCGGCGCCGGGAAACTCATGCAGCTGCTGATCGGCATCCCCTACAAGTTCGCCATCATCGGCGTCGGCATCCTCATGGTCGGCTACGTCGTCTTCGGTGGCATGACCGCCACCACCTGGGTCCAGATCATCAAGGCCGGCCTCCTCATGACCGGTGCATTCGTTCTCTCCATCCTCGTGGGCATCAAGTCGGGCATGAACCCGTTCCAGTTCTTCAACGACATCGCCACCAGCCCCAACATCATCGAGCACGTGCAGAAGGTGGTCCTGAAGGATCCCGTGGCCGTGGCCGGCTTCGACTACGGGCAGCGGTTCCTTGAACCGGGTCTCTTCATGAAGAATCCTCTTGACCAGATATCCCTCGGCATGGCCCTCGTGCTCGGCACTGCTGGCATGCCCCACATCCTGATGCGCTTCTTCACCGTGCCGACCGCCCAGGCAGCCCGCAAGTCCGTTATCGTTGCCATGTTCATCATCGGCTTCTTCTACATCCTGACGACGCTCCTCGGCTTCGGCGCCGCCATCCACGTGACCCCGCAAGGGATCTCCGCCGTGGATAAAGGCGGAAACATGGCCGCCATGATGCTTGCCCAGAAGCTGGGCGGCGACATCTCCCCGTTCCTGGGCGACCTGCTCCTGGCCTTCCTCTGCGCCGTTGCCTTCGCCACCATCCTCGCCGTCGTGTCGGGCCTCGTTCTGGCTGCCTCCGCCGCCATCGCCCACGACATCTACGTGAACGTTATCAAGGACGGCCACGCCGACCAGCATGAGCAGGTCATGGCCGCCCGGATCACCTCCCTCTGCGTCGGCGCCGCCGGCATCCTGATCGGCATCGCCGCCGAGAAGCAGAACGTCGCCCACCTGGTGGCCCTGGCCTTTGCCGTTGCCTCCTCGGGCAACCTGCCGGTCGTCGTCATGTCCCTCTTCTGGCGCAAGTTCAACACCGCCGGCGTCGTGTCGGGCCTCGTGGTCGGCACCATCGCCTCAATCGCCCTGGTGATGGTCTCCCCCAACATGACCTATCCGAAGAAGGTTGCCGCCGACGCCAAGAAGGTGGTCGTGAAGCTTGAAGAGAAGCAAGCCACCGGCGCGCTCCTCTCCGATAAGGAAATGAAGGATCTCGACAAGGCCAAGAAGGATTACGAAACCAACAAGGACGGCAAGTCCTTCATCGGCCTCGACAAGCCCCTCATCGACCTGAAGAACCCAGGCATCATCTCTATCCCGCTCGGCTTCATCGCCGCCATCATCGGCTGCCTCGCCTTCCCGAGCCGCCGCTCCGAGGAGATGTTCGACGAGATCTACGTCCGCCAGAACACCGGCATCGGCATGGCCAAGGCCATCGACCACTAG
- a CDS encoding pilus assembly protein, with amino-acid sequence MLAAILCSVGILAAMSFAAISQYPLFLTGSVQPNVMILLDNSGSMNTIMEHRDYSPGTVYSGSFRGGEIYFNRIDYSKSGNPYYLVSRDTGHTVDGNNQNQYTVNGRSITLPFPYVDTRWNGNYLNWLFFHATAAQYGSLATDASIRVTRIQTARSVISDVVKNVSGVRFGLFKLNNSQGGSKVKDCGALTPTTVDAAVDGINAETWTPLGETLSEIWQYFRGGDSLYNSGTYTTPITNGCQKNYTIIVTDGEPTYDNCYQGPFASYGCPKDPYDKENENAPSHLADVAKDMHDGNASPFSGRVQNVSTYTIGLTLDSALLDQTAVNGGGKYFTTTSGISLATAVQNALADIVSKMAAGSSVAVNTPFLNSNSTLYRARFKSPDWNGYLEAFKLDAATGAIIGYPNSPEWEAGSRLNSRSSARAIYTAGVDGGTYKRLEYSTANGTKLAGAGFMNFSSAKASDLIGYIRGDRYGTTNPAGYRNRTSKLGDIISSSPVVYGPPDGVYTDAAYKAFKRDWATRTSLILAGANDGMLHAFDAATGDEAWAFIPNILLSKLKLLRNDPYTHTSYVNGAITVADAYIQTKNADGTTAGTAGWRSIAVCGLRDGGKGYFALDITDSANPIPLWELTATSSATPNGLGYSFGTPLILKLRDEAATSGFRWVAALANGYEGPTSSKAASLIIADLATGAVINEIVVDKSAFSGVSPNGLASPAAIDRDMDGFADTLYAGDLKGNMWRFDVSSAKMAQWKADCIFSAGVTQPITAAPDVVVRLGYQYVFFGTGKYLDEGDKTTSFTQSFYGVKDDNSTKNLTQADLVGQTITEVTYSGAVYRTLSSFTVGSKDGWYLDLPGKGERVIAEPEATGTNDAGKVKFTTFIPSTDPCEPGGKGWRMQVNMETGGEPKKSVFVVPGRPDGTVPVGDSSRRPSGMLLSSGTVAPPGGTNDLDIIQKIDTGLEPKQDESGTHQFGLRSWRQLLSI; translated from the coding sequence TTGTTAGCCGCAATTCTCTGCTCTGTCGGCATTCTCGCGGCCATGTCCTTTGCGGCGATTTCCCAGTACCCTCTGTTCCTGACCGGCAGCGTGCAGCCGAACGTCATGATTCTCCTGGACAACTCCGGCAGCATGAATACGATCATGGAGCATCGGGACTACAGTCCCGGTACCGTGTATTCCGGCTCGTTCAGGGGGGGCGAAATTTACTTTAACAGAATTGACTACAGTAAAAGTGGAAATCCCTATTACCTGGTGAGCAGGGACACGGGGCACACCGTCGATGGTAACAATCAGAACCAGTACACAGTCAATGGCCGCTCGATCACGCTTCCGTTTCCCTATGTTGACACCCGCTGGAATGGCAACTACCTGAACTGGCTTTTTTTTCATGCGACTGCGGCCCAGTACGGCAGCCTAGCCACCGATGCATCGATCCGGGTGACAAGAATCCAGACGGCCAGATCTGTCATCAGCGACGTGGTTAAGAATGTCTCGGGTGTCAGGTTTGGCCTGTTCAAGCTGAACAACAGCCAGGGGGGGAGCAAGGTAAAGGATTGCGGCGCCCTGACCCCGACAACCGTCGATGCGGCGGTGGACGGGATCAATGCAGAAACCTGGACCCCCTTGGGGGAGACCCTCTCGGAAATCTGGCAATACTTCAGGGGGGGGGATTCCCTCTATAATTCGGGAACCTATACGACCCCCATTACCAACGGGTGCCAGAAGAATTACACAATTATCGTGACTGACGGGGAGCCGACCTACGACAACTGTTATCAAGGGCCGTTTGCTTCCTACGGCTGTCCCAAGGACCCCTATGACAAAGAGAACGAAAACGCTCCGAGCCATCTGGCCGATGTGGCGAAAGACATGCATGACGGCAACGCATCGCCGTTCAGTGGCAGGGTGCAGAATGTCTCCACCTACACCATCGGCTTGACGCTGGACAGCGCCCTCCTCGATCAGACAGCGGTGAACGGAGGGGGAAAATACTTCACGACGACGTCGGGAATCAGTCTTGCCACGGCCGTCCAGAATGCCCTGGCCGATATTGTGTCCAAAATGGCGGCAGGAAGCAGCGTCGCCGTGAATACCCCGTTTCTGAACTCGAACAGCACGCTCTATCGGGCAAGATTCAAGTCACCGGACTGGAACGGTTATCTGGAGGCCTTCAAGCTTGACGCCGCCACCGGTGCTATCATCGGATATCCGAACTCTCCCGAATGGGAGGCGGGCTCTCGACTCAATAGTCGCTCATCTGCCCGGGCAATCTATACCGCCGGCGTGGATGGCGGCACGTACAAGCGGCTTGAGTACAGTACCGCCAACGGGACCAAACTGGCGGGTGCGGGATTCATGAATTTTTCGTCCGCAAAGGCCAGCGATCTCATCGGGTATATCCGCGGTGATCGCTACGGAACAACAAACCCCGCTGGGTATCGCAACCGGACGAGCAAGCTCGGGGACATCATCTCATCATCACCCGTCGTCTACGGCCCTCCCGACGGTGTCTACACCGATGCAGCCTACAAAGCATTCAAGAGGGACTGGGCAACCCGAACATCGCTCATTCTGGCGGGGGCCAACGACGGGATGCTCCACGCCTTTGACGCCGCGACCGGTGACGAGGCATGGGCTTTCATCCCGAATATTCTCTTAAGCAAGCTGAAGCTCCTGAGAAATGATCCCTATACGCACACAAGTTACGTCAATGGCGCGATCACGGTTGCCGACGCCTATATCCAGACGAAAAATGCCGACGGTACCACTGCCGGAACCGCGGGGTGGCGCTCCATAGCCGTCTGCGGCCTCCGCGACGGCGGCAAGGGGTATTTCGCCCTCGATATCACTGATTCGGCCAATCCGATACCGTTATGGGAGCTTACCGCCACATCATCGGCAACACCGAACGGTCTGGGGTACTCGTTTGGAACCCCCCTGATCCTCAAACTGAGGGATGAAGCGGCAACCAGCGGATTCCGCTGGGTTGCGGCCCTTGCGAACGGCTATGAGGGACCCACAAGCAGCAAGGCCGCTTCGCTCATCATTGCCGACCTCGCCACGGGAGCGGTCATCAACGAGATCGTTGTCGACAAGTCGGCATTCAGTGGTGTCTCCCCTAATGGGCTTGCCTCTCCCGCTGCCATTGACAGGGATATGGACGGCTTCGCCGACACCCTCTATGCCGGGGATCTCAAAGGGAACATGTGGCGGTTTGACGTGAGCAGCGCCAAGATGGCCCAGTGGAAGGCTGACTGCATCTTTTCCGCCGGGGTCACCCAGCCGATAACCGCCGCTCCTGACGTGGTGGTGCGCCTCGGGTATCAGTATGTCTTCTTCGGCACCGGGAAATACCTTGACGAGGGTGACAAGACCACATCATTCACTCAAAGCTTTTACGGGGTAAAGGATGATAATTCGACGAAAAATCTGACGCAAGCTGATCTGGTCGGTCAGACCATAACGGAGGTGACGTATTCGGGAGCCGTGTACCGGACCCTTTCAAGCTTTACGGTCGGCAGCAAGGATGGGTGGTATCTTGATCTCCCCGGTAAAGGCGAACGAGTTATCGCGGAACCTGAAGCTACCGGGACCAATGATGCCGGCAAGGTCAAATTCACAACTTTTATTCCATCCACCGATCCCTGTGAGCCGGGAGGTAAAGGTTGGCGCATGCAGGTCAATATGGAGACGGGTGGAGAGCCGAAGAAGTCGGTGTTTGTGGTGCCAGGAAGGCCGGACGGCACTGTCCCTGTGGGTGACAGCTCTCGGAGGCCCTCGGGGATGCTTCTCTCTTCTGGGACTGTGGCACCACCAGGAGGAACGAATGATTTGGATATCATCCAAAAAATCGACACAGGTCTTGAACCTAAGCAAGATGAGAGCGGGACCCACCAGTTCGGTCTGCGGAGTTGGAGGCAGCTTCTGTCCATTTAG
- the ruvC gene encoding crossover junction endodeoxyribonuclease RuvC — translation MRVLGIDPGSRITGYGIIEKVGNRLVHVDNGAIHTDNHKEFALRLHRIFEGLCEVIAEYRPDAMAVEQVFLAHNAQSALKLGQARGAAIVAGVNAGLPVSEYTAMQVKQAVVGYGHARKEQVQQMVKSLLNLPEIAQADASDALAVAVCHANSAGMKNILRSIR, via the coding sequence ATGAGAGTTCTCGGCATTGACCCCGGGTCGCGCATCACCGGCTACGGCATCATAGAAAAGGTCGGCAACCGCCTCGTCCATGTGGACAACGGCGCCATCCATACCGATAACCACAAGGAGTTCGCGCTCCGCCTCCACAGGATATTCGAAGGACTCTGCGAGGTTATCGCAGAATACCGTCCCGACGCCATGGCCGTGGAGCAGGTGTTCCTCGCCCACAACGCCCAGAGCGCCCTGAAGCTGGGGCAGGCCCGGGGGGCCGCCATCGTGGCCGGGGTGAACGCGGGGCTCCCGGTCAGCGAGTACACGGCCATGCAGGTCAAACAGGCGGTTGTCGGCTACGGCCATGCCCGCAAGGAGCAGGTGCAGCAGATGGTCAAGTCCCTCCTTAACCTTCCTGAGATCGCCCAGGCCGACGCCTCCGACGCATTGGCCGTGGCGGTCTGTCACGCCAATTCGGCCGGCATGAAAAACATCCTCCGGAGCATCAGATGA
- a CDS encoding IclR family transcriptional regulator, which yields MTREKSSYAVQTVEKALDILETLTEESRHATLPYLAERLDLSRNKAFRLLATLESKGLVERDDASGIYRLGISSVELAQRLLNSTSLIRHSHPVMEKLARKHDEAVYIAVLKGEEVLFLDMVDCDQAIKTAPLVGKRFPFFTNAAGKAIKSLESADLLEKFFKKRRNGGTPDPALLQTELTAIRERGFAVDFDGLGEGIVTVAVAVRDYAGKVIGALTMLGPSFRLMASRLEEEIIPSLREGAEMLSLKFGYAKL from the coding sequence ATGACCAGGGAAAAGAGTTCATACGCGGTACAAACCGTTGAAAAGGCCCTGGATATTCTCGAAACGCTCACCGAGGAAAGCCGGCACGCCACCCTTCCCTACCTTGCGGAGAGGCTCGATCTCTCCCGCAACAAGGCTTTCCGTCTTCTGGCAACCCTCGAGAGCAAGGGGCTCGTGGAGCGTGACGATGCCAGTGGCATCTACCGCCTCGGGATTTCGTCGGTGGAACTGGCCCAGAGGCTCCTCAACAGCACGAGCCTCATCCGGCATTCCCACCCGGTCATGGAGAAGCTGGCGCGCAAGCATGACGAGGCGGTCTACATCGCGGTCCTCAAGGGAGAGGAAGTCCTCTTTCTCGACATGGTCGACTGCGATCAGGCCATCAAAACCGCCCCCCTTGTCGGCAAGCGCTTCCCCTTCTTCACCAACGCGGCAGGCAAGGCCATCAAGTCGCTGGAGTCGGCTGACCTCCTGGAGAAATTCTTCAAGAAACGGAGAAATGGCGGGACCCCTGATCCGGCCCTTCTCCAGACTGAACTGACGGCGATTCGGGAGCGCGGTTTCGCCGTCGATTTCGACGGGCTCGGCGAAGGGATCGTCACGGTCGCCGTGGCGGTACGGGATTACGCCGGCAAGGTAATCGGCGCCCTTACCATGCTCGGACCGTCGTTCAGGCTGATGGCCTCGCGGCTGGAGGAGGAGATCATCCCTTCCCTCCGGGAGGGCGCCGAGATGCTTTCCCTGAAGTTTGGCTACGCAAAGCTTTAG
- a CDS encoding putative nucleotidyltransferase substrate binding domain-containing protein: MHNDIIQTAVAETMARINAFVRVLEQDEIPLILNRLKEEVDHEIALTGQIAGRRRELMARVKGETDYGALREIHDELNGLELERFLKIQSVTALHASCTEYRDVLAGRALELVEQEMAATGKGSPPRSYALCSMGSDGREEQTLITDQDYLIVYGDEGGEAADQWFREFSETLVERMAEMGFKKCTGDIMPSNPTWRGSYGQWKKKLLAIVRYEYEDYAKNLMDLIVLSDARHVAGDKDLANDLVGLIRGLEQDYFQVLWGMAKAATEMKLALGFLNRLWTEGSGEHKGEFNLKLLAWAPLVMNVRILAINQGIPATNTVRRIELLQKEGSFSATFAQGLVDAYTTLTKHRILLQIKVIKGIDKSSYYLNPYTLPADEREEIRQALIKIEDLQRTIHTNFSIM; encoded by the coding sequence ATGCATAACGACATCATCCAGACAGCCGTAGCCGAAACCATGGCCCGGATCAACGCATTCGTCCGGGTCCTGGAACAGGACGAAATCCCGCTGATCCTCAACCGGCTCAAGGAAGAGGTCGATCATGAAATCGCCCTTACGGGGCAGATAGCGGGACGGCGGCGGGAACTCATGGCCCGGGTGAAGGGGGAAACCGACTACGGTGCGCTGCGGGAAATCCACGACGAATTGAATGGGCTGGAACTGGAACGGTTTCTCAAGATTCAGTCGGTGACCGCCCTCCACGCCTCATGCACGGAGTACCGGGATGTCCTGGCGGGACGGGCGCTGGAACTGGTGGAGCAGGAAATGGCAGCCACCGGCAAAGGAAGCCCTCCGCGCTCCTACGCCCTCTGCAGCATGGGGAGCGACGGCCGGGAGGAGCAGACCCTCATCACCGACCAGGACTACCTGATCGTCTACGGCGACGAAGGCGGCGAGGCGGCCGACCAGTGGTTCAGGGAATTCTCGGAGACTCTGGTGGAGCGCATGGCGGAGATGGGATTCAAGAAGTGCACCGGCGACATCATGCCGTCGAACCCCACCTGGCGGGGCTCCTACGGCCAATGGAAGAAAAAGCTCCTGGCCATCGTCCGCTACGAGTACGAGGATTACGCCAAAAACCTCATGGACCTCATCGTCCTCTCCGACGCCCGCCACGTGGCGGGGGACAAGGACCTGGCCAACGACCTGGTGGGACTCATCCGGGGACTGGAGCAGGACTACTTCCAGGTACTCTGGGGGATGGCCAAGGCGGCAACGGAGATGAAGCTGGCCCTCGGCTTCCTGAACCGGCTCTGGACCGAAGGTTCAGGGGAGCACAAGGGAGAGTTCAACCTGAAGCTCCTCGCCTGGGCACCACTCGTCATGAACGTTCGGATTCTCGCCATCAACCAGGGGATACCGGCCACGAACACCGTGCGGCGAATCGAGCTGCTCCAGAAGGAGGGGAGCTTCTCGGCGACCTTTGCCCAGGGGCTCGTTGACGCTTACACCACCTTGACGAAGCACCGGATCCTCCTCCAGATCAAGGTCATCAAGGGAATCGACAAGAGCTCCTACTACCTGAACCCCTACACCCTCCCCGCCGACGAACGGGAGGAGATCCGCCAGGCTCTCATCAAAATCGAGGATCTCCAGCGCACCATTCATACGAATTTCTCAATCATGTAA
- the ruvA gene encoding Holliday junction branch migration protein RuvA, protein MIARLTGMLAHKSPDAIIIDVNGVGYRVQIPFSTYYELPDEGKTVSLSIYTHVKEDAISLFGFRTVAEKEFFQVLISVSGIGPKMARDILSNIQPDELAGAILQGNLVRLSSIPGIGKKTAERLVLELKEKVRKMDVAPSTKEAAPSEAPPEVADDVASALVNLGYKEAVVRKVLAEMAIESGASTEAVLRQALKILMK, encoded by the coding sequence ATGATAGCCCGTCTCACCGGCATGCTCGCCCACAAGTCCCCCGACGCCATCATCATCGACGTGAACGGTGTCGGCTACCGGGTCCAGATCCCCTTTTCCACCTACTACGAGCTTCCCGATGAGGGGAAGACGGTTTCCCTTTCCATTTACACCCACGTCAAGGAAGACGCCATCAGCCTCTTCGGGTTCAGGACCGTTGCCGAGAAGGAGTTCTTCCAGGTTCTCATCTCCGTTTCCGGCATCGGCCCCAAGATGGCCCGGGACATCCTCTCCAACATCCAGCCCGACGAGCTGGCCGGAGCCATCCTCCAGGGGAATCTGGTCCGGCTCTCGTCGATTCCCGGCATCGGGAAGAAGACCGCCGAACGCCTCGTGCTGGAGCTGAAGGAGAAGGTGCGGAAGATGGATGTAGCTCCCTCGACAAAGGAGGCGGCCCCCAGCGAGGCACCCCCCGAAGTGGCCGATGACGTGGCCTCCGCCCTGGTGAACCTGGGCTACAAGGAGGCGGTGGTCCGTAAGGTGCTGGCGGAAATGGCCATCGAATCCGGCGCCTCCACCGAAGCGGTCCTCCGGCAGGCATTGAAGATTCTGATGAAATGA
- a CDS encoding YebC/PmpR family DNA-binding transcriptional regulator has protein sequence MSGHNKWSTIKHKKGAADAKRGKVFTKIIKEITVAAKLGGGDPNGNPRLRSAVDKAKAENMPKDNIERAIKKGTGELEGVNYEEIVYEGYGPGGVAVLVECMTDNRNRTVGDVRSTFTKCNGNMGETGCVSWMFDKKGLIVVSKDADFEKLFEVALEAGAEDVADEEEQYEVLTDPSSFMEVREALEKAGFAHESAEITMIPQTMVKLDGKNAENMLKLMDRLEDNDDVQNVYANFDISMEEMEKLM, from the coding sequence ATGTCTGGACATAATAAATGGAGCACGATCAAACACAAGAAGGGTGCCGCAGACGCCAAGCGGGGGAAGGTCTTCACCAAGATCATCAAGGAGATCACCGTGGCCGCGAAGCTGGGTGGCGGCGATCCCAACGGAAACCCCCGTCTACGCAGCGCCGTTGACAAGGCAAAGGCCGAGAACATGCCCAAGGACAACATCGAGCGGGCCATCAAGAAGGGGACCGGCGAGCTTGAGGGGGTCAACTACGAGGAGATCGTCTACGAGGGGTACGGCCCCGGCGGCGTGGCGGTCCTCGTGGAGTGCATGACCGACAACCGCAACCGGACCGTCGGCGATGTGCGGAGCACCTTCACCAAGTGCAACGGCAACATGGGTGAGACCGGTTGCGTCTCCTGGATGTTCGACAAGAAGGGGCTCATCGTCGTCAGCAAGGATGCCGATTTCGAGAAGCTCTTTGAGGTGGCCCTGGAGGCCGGCGCCGAGGACGTGGCTGACGAGGAGGAGCAGTACGAGGTGTTGACCGACCCGTCCTCCTTCATGGAGGTGCGTGAGGCCCTGGAGAAGGCCGGGTTCGCTCATGAGTCCGCCGAGATAACCATGATCCCCCAGACCATGGTGAAGCTGGACGGCAAGAACGCCGAGAACATGCTGAAGCTCATGGACCGGCTCGAGGACAACGACGACGTGCAGAACGTCTATGCCAACTTCGACATCTCCATGGAGGAGATGGAAAAACTGATGTAA